One stretch of Lytechinus variegatus isolate NC3 chromosome 17, Lvar_3.0, whole genome shotgun sequence DNA includes these proteins:
- the LOC121430771 gene encoding uncharacterized protein LOC121430771: MGPKRGRDTTKKNQRRGRRDHVVEIQRARSPTPPQPEEDILVPEQPQPVIESGEDQSVIESGEDLPEIPSVSAARKRRKNKPYYYAQLKEAQKEELIDWLKQNPCIYSKRLFEYKDAPQKEKLWEDKAKAMGLEVAALKTFYKSNRTQMSRLKKSVGKSGDGTDVLEDLSATDRWIWENFSFLKDHIETVERRNVVSIHGTTERDAGRTAPTSTSTGSAAAVPPTAASNIQSNFGSESQSTDPSSRRHYKESADLKQTLMEYISGSKKVGSSPFARHIDEGLAELPSDIRRTTQIKLMTVLHEGQKQAEERQEMQQQVPSTLQHTFRQQQQQVAPFQPNPPPYLPSSTSRHDPSRLMSQNHQWQPPPSQWPTQMTGQQTSLWRSQDPQFMSSQFPAMYSQRSLRSPVLMDLDTGTTRPVSPIPRSSTPFTDTSSQGHGAAATAAADKTTDSLNLTDIVNSAITAAGISTRPPSPLRTPPGPEDDTTKK, from the coding sequence ATGGGACCCAAGAGAGGTCGAGACACAACCAAGAAGAACCAGAGAAGAGGACGCAGAGACCATGTCGTTGAGATTCAGAGGGCTAGATCTCCAACTCCACCGCAGCCAGAAGAAGACATACTGGTGCCAGAGCAGCCACAGCCTGTCATAGAGTCTGGGGAAGATCAGTCTGTCATAGAGTCAGGGGAAGATCTCCCAGAAATCCCATCAGTTTCAGCAGCCCGCAAAAGGCGTAAGAATAAGCCTTATTATTATGCCCAGCTGAAAGAGGCTCAGAAAGAAgagttgattgattggttaaaaCAGAACCCGTGCATCTACTCCAAGAGGCTGTTTGAGTACAAAGACGCACCCCAAAAGGAGAAGCTGTGGGAAGACAAAGCCAAAGCGATGGGTTTGGAGGTGGCAGCCCTAAAAACCTTCTACAAATCAAACAGAACCCAAATGAGCCGCCTGAAGAAGAGTGTTGGGAAGTCTGGTGATGGTACAGATGTTTTAGAGGACCTGTCTGCTACTGATCGATGGATCTGGGAAAACTTCTCATTTCTAAAGGATCACATCGAGACAGTTGAGCGCAGAAACGTCGTCAGCATCCATGGCACAACTGAGAGGGATGCAGGCAGGACAGCACCAACATCCACGTCTACTGGGTCAGCAGCCGCAGTACCACCTACAGCAGCCTCCAACATCCAGTCAAACTTTGGGTCAGAGTCACAGTCTACAGACCCCTCCTCTCGAAGACATTACAAAGAGAGTGCTGACCTCAAACAAACTCTGATGGAGTACATTTCTGGTTCCAAGAAAGTGGGTTCCTCCCCCTTTGCCAGACATATAGACGAGGGACTCGCTGAGCTTCCCAGCGACATCAGACGCACGACACAGATAAAGTTGATGACTGTTCTTCATGAGGGGCAGAAACAGGCTGAAGAGCGCCAGGAGATGCAGCAGCAGGTGCCTAGTACACTGCAGCATACCTTCcgacagcagcagcaacaggtCGCCCCCTTCCAGCCAAACCCTCCGCCGTACCTTCCCAGCTCCACCAGTAGGCATGACCCCTCCAGATTGATGTCACAGAATCACCAATGGCAGCCTCCACCATCCCAGTGGCCAACCCAGATGACAGGACAACAGACCAGTCTCTGGCGCTCCCAAGACCCTCAGTTCATGAGTTCACAGTTCCCTGCCATGTACTCACAACGGTCGTTGAGATCCCCCGTTCTCATGGACCTGGACACGGGAACAACACGCCCCGTCTCACCCATACCAAGATCATCCACTCCCTTCACTGATACCAGCTCTCAAGGGCATGGTGCTGCTGCTACTGCCGCTGCTGACAAGACTACCGACTCCCTGAATCTGACTGACATTGTAAACAGTGCCATAACCGCTGCAGGTATCTCCACCAGGCCACCATCTCCTCTGAGAACTCCTCCAGGACCGGAAGATGACACCACCAAGAAGTGA